In Acetonema longum DSM 6540, the genomic stretch CTTCATCACCGCAGGGTTTGAACGCAATATCCCGCTGAGTCTGACCGGACATACTCATGGCGGTCAAGTGGCGCTTTTTGGGCAAGCTCTTTTTGCCTTCGCCTTTAAATATACCCGGGGTTTGTATCAGGAAAAAAATCGGTATGGTTATGTGAGTACCGGGGCGGGTCATTGGATGCCCTTCCGGTTTAACTGTCCGGCGGAGATGGCGGTCTTTACCCTAAAACGGGCAGGGGACCATTGAAAAGACCTGGTTGCGATGGCTTTCAACTGAATGAGAAAATGGCGGATGTCGGTGAAATACCGGATTATCCGCTTTTTTCGTTGGTTGTACAAAGCTGGTCCGGTTATATTGCTTTTTCGGGGCTGGTGGCGGACAATAAGACTATATCTTACAGTGAGCAACAGACGATTAGGCAGGAGGTTTTACACTATGACTGATATTAAAGCTTTAGCGGCAGGGCAGAAGGACTATGTGATTTCCCTGCGCCGTCATTTTCACATGTTTCCGGAACTGGGCGGCGAGGAATACCGGACGCAGGAGAAGGTCATGGAGGAACTGAAAGCGTGCGGCCTTTCGCCACGATCGGCGGCGGGCACCGGGGTCATTGCTGAATTTACAGGCGGCCGGCCCGGCAAGCGGGTGGCCATCCGGGCGGATATGGATGCCCTGCCGCTGCAGGATGAAATCGATCAACCTTATCGGTCCCAACATGCAGGCATCTGCCATGCCTGCGGCCATGACGGTCATACGGCCATGCTGCTGGGGGTGGCCAAAAGCATGAAGTCACTGCAGGCTGAACTGGCCGGCAGCGTGCGTTTCCTGTTCCAGCCCAGCGAGGAAAAGTTTCCCGGTGGGGCGGAAGCCATGATTGCCGACGGCGCCATGGATGGCGTGGACTATGTGCTGGGGGCTCACCTTTGGCAGGCGGTGCCTGCCGGCAAAATCGGGGTGACTTATGGTCGGATGATGGCGTCGCCGGATGCGTTTACCCTGACCATTCAGGGGCGGGGCGGACATGGGTCCATGCCTCATCAGACCGTAGACCCGATCTTTATCGGAGCCCAGATCGTGGTGGCCTTAAAAACGATCACTGGATGCAATATGGACCCTATGGAACCGGCGGTATTGTCCCTGGGTATGTTTAAGTCGGGAGAAGCCTTTAACGTGATTCCGGACGTGGCGGTCATCAAAGGGTCGGTCCGTACATTCCAGGAAGCGACGCGTCAGCGGATTTTCGAACGGATTCACCAAATCTGCCAGGGGATCTGCCAGGCGTCCGGCGCTCAATATAAATTGGATGCGATTTTTGGTTATCCGCCGGTTATCAATCATCCGGCAATTTCCAAGGTCATCGCCCAAGCCGGAGAACAAGCCCTGGGCAGGGATGGAGTCATCGAAATTGTACCGGTACTGGGCGGGGAGGATTTTTCGTTCTATCTGGGAAAGGCTCCCGGCGCCTTTATGTTCGTCGGCGCCGGCAACCCGGAAAAAGGCATTGTCTATCCCCAACATCACCCTAAATTCGATATTGATGAGACCGCCTTGCCCGGGGGGGTAGAGGTGCTGCTGCGGGCCACTCTTACCTTAGGGGGGGGCCGTTGAAAAAGGCTACGCTGAAAAGTCCAATGGTTCACAGAAATGGGAAGCTTATGATATAATGGTACCAGATCGTTCTTTCGGGATAATCTGGGATCAGAGGAGTGGAGCAAAACATTTGGATACGGAGTCTATAGGTTTGGTGATAGGACTCATTATTGCTTTGGTTGTAGCAAGCGGTTTCTTTTCTATGGCCGAAATTGCTGTCGTATCTGCCCGGAAAGCCCGGCTTGAGATGCGGGCTGAGGAAGGAAAAAAAGGAGCCCAGGCGGCTTTGACAGCTGTCCGCCAGCCGGATCGGCTGCTGCCCGCGCTGCAGGTGGGGATTACCCTCAGCGGCATCTGTATCGGTGCTTTGGGCGGCACGGTACTGGCAGACGGACTGTCAGTGTATCTGAAAACAATACCTTATCTGGCTCCCCATAGTTACAGCTTGAGCCTGGTGCTCGTCGTAACCGTTCTGGCGTTTATTTCGATGATATTCGGCGAGCTGGCGCCTAAACAGATCGCTTTGACCCGGCCTGAATCAGTGGTCGTTATGGTGGCTTCGCCTCTTACCGTATTTGCCGGCCTTTTCTCCCCGATTGTGGCCCTTTTAAGCAAGATCACCAGCTTGGTCCTGCGGTTTTTGCCAGCGAATACCGCCAGTGAACCGGCGGTCATTGAGGAAGAAGTATACCTGCTCTTAGAGCACGGCGCCAAAGATGGGACCTTTGACAAAGCCGAGCAGGATATGGTGCAAAGGGTTTTCCAACTGGACGATATCCGGGCCAGCGCCCTGATGACGCCCCGTACCCAGGTGGACTGGCTGGATATTGAGGAAGGACTGGATGTTCATCTGGATATCGTCCGGGAAAGTCCTCATTCCCGCTTTCCCGTGGGCAGGGAAAGTCTGGATGACGTGGTAGGGATCATTTATGCCAGGGACATTCTGACCGAAACTCTGGCTGGCAGACCGTTTGTTCTGGCGGAGCATCTGCACACGCCGCTGTTTGTGCCCCGCAGTATGAGCGGACTGGAAATCCTGGAATCCTTCAAAAAATCCGGCACCCATATTGCCTTGGTCATTGATGAGTATGGAGGCATGCTGGGGCTCATCACCCTGAATGATATTCTGGAAAAGATTGTCGGGGTTATGCCTTTGGCCGAAGATGCCGCCGCGCCTCCCATTGTACAGCGGGCGGACGGGTCCTGGCTGGTGGATGGCATGCTGCCGGTGGAGGATTTGAAAAGCTTGCTGGCTGTAGAAGAACTGCCGGCGGAAAATCGGGAAAACTATCAGACCCTGGGTGGGTTTGTCACATCCTATCTGGAACATATTCCCGCCGCTTCCGAGCATTTTATCTGGAAGGACTGGCGGTTTGAGATCATGGATATGGACCGGGCACGAGTGGATAAAGTACTGGTTTCGGCTGTAGAAACTGCGGCTGCAAGCGAAGTAACCGATAGAGATATCCCATAAATGTAAGAGGGCCTGCGATTGGATGATCGCAGGCCCTCTTTTTTTTTTGAGCTGTTTTAGTTGGCGCACCTGGATGATGCCAATAAATAAAGACTGCCATTCTTTATAACAAAGTGTTATCCGAGGGTTTTGCACCTTTATAAGTAAAAGCTGGATACTCTGTATACGCATGATGGCGGACAGAGTATTTTATTGAATTTACTAAAAAAGTCCAAATCATCTTGTAATATGGAAATAGCGGCAGGATAACTCAGTTAATCTCTTGTTAGGACCTCATAGCGTGATTGATCATATAACAACTTACATATATTATTAAATTGTTAGTAATAAAATGGCAAATAATGTCCTGTTGCCTGAAAAATGACGGTCACCATAGAAGGGGGGACTCTGATGGATTGGACGACGTACCTGACCACCCGGTCTGATTATTTGGTGAAAACAACCGTCGACCACCTGACAATGGCGGCCTGGGTTATTGCAATGGCGGTAAGCGCAGGTATTGTCACCGGCATTTTTATCGCCAAACTGTCGCGCCTGGCAAAGCCAGTGCTGAATTTAGCCAGCATTATTCAGACCATTCCGGTTCTGGCCATGTTTGCGCTGCTGATGCCGTTTGTCGGCATCGGTTCTAAAGCCGGCGTTATTGCCGTTACTTTATATTCTGTGCTGCCGATTATTCAGAACACATATACAGGCATTACCAATGTAGATCCGAGTTTCATTGATGCCGGCAGGGGGATGGGCATGACTGAGCGAGACCTTTTGATTAAAGTGGAGCTGCCATTGGCTATGCCGGTCATACTGGCCGGCATACGCACGGCGTCAGTCCTTGCAGTGGCTATGATAACTCTGGTCGCGCTGATTGGCGGCAGCGGCTTGGGGAAGGTTATCTTCCGCGGTATCACCAAAGTCGATAATACTGAAATCATGGTGGGGGCCATTCTGGCGGCCATACTGGCCATACTGGCCGATGGGATCTTAGGGCTGGCGGAGAAAAAGTTGCGATGGGACAGCGCAAAACGAGTAAGAGGGTGATGCTATGGATTATGTACTGTATTTTGTGGAACAACATGTCCGGATCATCACTGCCACCTGGGAACATATCCTGCTGACGGTCGCTGCGGTGGGGGCTGCGGTGCTTTGTGCGATTCCGGCCGGAATTCTCTTATCCCGTCATAAACAGTCGCAAAAACCGGTGTTTGCAGTTGTGAATACGATACAGACCGTCCCAAGTTTGGCCCTTTTGGGCTTCATGATCCCGTTGCTGGGCCTGGGCGATACGCCGGCGGTTGTAGCCCTGTTTCTCTACGCATTGCTGCCGATTTTGCGCAATACGGTCATTGGAATGGACGGAGTGGACAAAGGGATGCTGGAGGCCGCCACCGGCATGGGTATGACCCGGTGGCAGATTTTGTGGCGGGTCGAATTGCCACTGGCGATGCCTACCATTCTGGCCGGCATCCGGATCGCTACAATCGTGATCATTGGCTGGGCAACATTAGCCGCCTATGTAGGCGGCAGCGGCCTGGGGAGGCTGATTGTCGCCGGCCTGGCTACCGCCCGGCTGAAGCTGGTGGTGGCAGGCGCCGTTCCGGCCGTAATTCTGGCGCTGGGCGCCAATTATTTACTGAGCTGCATTGAGAGAAGGCTGCGCGTAAGCAGAGCCTAGAGGAGACCGTTGCAAAACTCCGTTATTTCCGAGCCGCAAGTGACTGCAGGAGCAGTCAGGCAGATAGGATTTTTGCAGCCGCCTCCTGGGAGCAGAATAAAGGGAGGAATACGATGAGAAAATGTATCGCATTGCTGGTTATCGGCATATTGTTCATTACCTTCACCGCAGGCTGCGGCTCTACGTCGATCCCAACGGACAGCAAAGTCAAACCCGTCCGGGTTGGTTCCTTAACCTTTTCCGAATCGGTCATCCTGGCGGAAATGATCAAACTATTGCTTGAGGAAAATCTGGGCTATCAGGTAGACCACGTCACCAACCTCAGTACTTCCACCATTGCCCATCAGGCCATGATCAATAAAGAAATCGATATCAGCAGCCGCTATACCGGCACCGAAATGACCGGCCCATTGGAGATGGATCAACCGATCCGGGACCCTGAGAAGGCGTTTGATCATGTTCAGAACGAATACCAAAAGAGGTTTCAGCAAACCTGGCTGAAACCTTACGGTTTTGAAAATACATACGCTCTCACGGTACGGCGGGATGTTGCCGAAAAGTACGGCTTAAAAAAAGTTTCTGATCTGGCTAAGGTTGCCGCCAATATGAGGCTGGGTACTGACACATCCTTTCTGGAGCGGGAAGGTGACGGCTACGCGGCCTTCTGCCAGTTATACGGCTTTAAATTCGGGCAAACATTCCCGATGGAAATCGGCTTGGTGTATCAGGCAGTGAAAAGTCAGCAGGTGGATGTGGTCATCGCCTACTCTACAGACTCCCGGGTTAAATCCTTTGATTTGGTCGTGCTGGAAGACGACAAACGATTCTTCCCTCCCTACGAAGCCGCGATTCTGATCCGCAATGAAACTCTGGAGCAATATAAAGGTCTGAAAGAAGAACTGGAAAAGCTAAGCGGTAAAATATCCACAACAACCATGACGGAATTAAACTATAAAGTGGATGAACAGAAATTGGATCCGGTCAAAGTCGCCCGGGAGTTTCTGCAACAACAAGGCCTGCTCAAGTAGGGGGCGGTTTTATGATTGAACTAATTAAGGTATCCAAAACCTATCCCGGCGGGGCAGTTGTATTACAGGACATATCACTAACAGTGGAAACCGGGGAAATATTGATCTTAATCGGTCCCAGCGGCTGCGGCAAAACAACGACCATGAGGATGATCAACCGGTTGATTGAACCCACCAGAGGGACGATTCGCATCAACGGGGAAGATATTGAACGTTTCGATCCGGTAGAATTAAGGCGTAACATCGGTTATGTTATTCAAAGCGTCGGCTTGTTCCCCCATATGAAGATCGGGGAAAATATCAGCGTGGTCCCCAGTCTGAAAGGATCTAATCAGGTCGAATGTCAGGAGAAAGCCCTTAAACTTCTGGAACTCGTCGGCCTGCCGGCGGACTATCTGAGCCGATATCCCCGTGAACTGAGCGGCGGGCAGCAGCAGCGGGTGGGAGTGGCCAGAGCGCTGGCGGCTGATCCGGACATTATTCTAATGGATGAACCGTTTGGCGCTCTGGACCCGATTACGCGGGGCAACCTGCAGGATGAACTGCTGCGGCTGCAAAAGGAAGTCCGGAAAACAATAGTGTTCGTGACCCATGATATGGATGAAGCCATTAAACTGGGCGACCGTATCGCTATCCTGAAAGAAGGGAAAATACTGCAGGTCGATACACCGGAACAATTGATGACCAATCCGGCTCATGGGTTTGTGGAGACATTTCTGGGCAGCCGGCGGCTAGTGCAGCAGCCGGAATGGATTTCGGTCAAAGAGATCATGATCACTGAGCCGGTCGTGTGCCAGCCGGATCTCAGTTTGCAAAAGGCTTTGCAGCACATGCGGCGCAGTCTGGTTGACAGCCTTTTGGTGATTGGCCCGGGCAGAAGACTGTGTGGAATCGTCACCGCACTGGAGATCCACCATAAAATCAATGAAGCTAAGCGGGTGGAAGAGATTATGACTCCGCCGAAAGTGACGGCGGGAGTTGACGAGAATTTAAAAATGGCCCTTCAATTGATGGCCGACCATAATCTTTCCAATTTACCGGTTACTGATGACGCGGGAAATCTGGTAGGATTGATTACCCGGGGCAGTTTAGTGAAAGTATTGGCGCAAAAAATGGTTGTCTGAGAGAAAAACGGCTGTGCCCTGAAAGGGGCACAGCCGTTTTTGCTTATGCTAGATCTGGCCCATCATGCGCAAAACAACTTCGGCAATGAGGGCTGAGCCGAGGAAGGTGCCGACAAAAACGGCACAGGCCACCAGAATCAGTTTCCAGCCTGTTTTGGCGAAACTGTCCAGTTCTTTGCCGATGCCCAGGCCGGAGTAAGCCAAAATCGGGGTGGTCAGGGACAGAAAGTTTACTTTTGCCACATAGGCATTGATAGCGCTTGCGCCGGGAAAAGCCGGATAGGTGATCATGCAGCCAATGACGACGATATAGGCTACGCTGGGGATTTTTACAGGAATCACTTTAGCGATGAGGATGCCGGCTAAGCAAATGCCGACTAAAATCAGCATTCCAGGCAGGGACTCTATGATTCCGTTCTTATGGCCAACCAGATTGGCGATGAGCGTCAGGGCGGCAGTGAGCAGTGTGACTGCGGCAATGTTTAAGAAATTCATGCTTTTGCCTCTCTTTCCGGCGCCGGCACACCGAATTTAAGCCGGTACAGCTTGCGATACAGCCATTCGGTCATGGGCAGGGACATCCACAGGGAGATATAGAGTCCGTACAAGCCCGACAGCATGTTGCTGGCAGCACCCAGGGATAGAATCTGATCTTTCATATCCGGGAACATGGTAACCAAAACTCCGGCGGAAGCTGTCATCATACTGGCGCTGCCAACCCCGGTAGCCATGCCCAGGGAGTAAGGGTGGAGCGGCAGCAGCGCAGCGGCGAAGCTGGTCATCAGGGCATAGAAAATGGTTCCGAACACGGTGCCGCAGATATATACGCCCATGACTCCCCGCCCTTCGGCACTGTTTAGCCCGTAGATGTCACCGATTAAAGCCACGTTGGGTTCCCGGGCTATAGAATGGGCAGCGCCGATGGTCTCCCGTTTTAAGCCCAGCCAGATCGCAAGGGGTACGCCCAAAAAGATGGTGCCGAAATTGCCTAATTCTTGTAAAATAAGGGCCGGGCCGGTCTGAATGATCTTTGGCAGGGTAGGACCGACCAAAGTGCCATAGCGGGCCATTAACAGCATCAGGGTAATCGTAATCAGGCTGCTGGCATCGATCATGTCTTTGTCCTTGGCGATTTTGAGGAATTTGGGAGTTAATAAAATACCGAAAATAAGAGCATAAAGCATGGGCAACAGGATCACCATCCCCGGACCTACCTTGAACTGGATCATGCCGATGAGTTCTGAAACAATCACCAGTGTGGCTACGATGGCATGCAGTTTCCAGTTTTTCAACGCGTCAATCATTACGTTCACCTCTTAATTTAATTCTAAAGTTAAGAAAAGTACCCTTCCAGTATTTTAAGATATTGCTCCTTGGTCAGGAGCGGCTTGAACTGCTGCTGAATGTCTTTGGCCTGTTTGGCTCCGTCGGCCAGTAAATCAATGACAGTCATGGCCATCAGCTTGGCCGGCAGAACACAGGCCGCTTGATAATCAGCCACCTTAAAATCTCTGGTGTGCAGGGCTCCGAAAACGCCGCCTACGAAGGGATGCAGCGATGGCAGGAGATGGGAGATGTCCCCCATGTCAGTGGAAGCGCCAAAATGACCGGCATTGATGATTTGTTCCGGTGGGATCAGCCGGGCGGCATTGTCCTTAAACAACAAATTCATGGACCGGGAACTGGCCAGAGGCAAATAACCGGGAATGGTCTTAATCACGGTTTGAGCTCCAATGGCATCGCCGCCGGCTTTTAAGGCCCGGTCCACCTTGTGGTGGGTAGTGTCAATGGCCGCCATGGTTTTGGCCCGGACATAGGTTTCCAGGCGTACGTCAGCCGGTACCGTATTGACTAGATCACCTCCTTTGGTGATGACCGGGTGGACCCGGATGATATCGGAATCCCGGAAGGTTTCCCTCAGGGCATGGATGCCCATCAGGCCCAGCATGGCGGCGTTCAGGGCATTGACTCCCTGATCGGGCGCCTCGGCGGCGTGAGCCTCTCTGCCGATATATTGAATGGTCTTGCCGATAAAGCCGTTGCTGGAATCGCCGAGAGCTACCAGCGGCCGGGGAGCATTCTTTTGGGAATGGATCATCATCGCTAAATCCACATCGTCGAATTCGCCCCGGTAGACCAGTTCCTGCTTGCCGCCGAGAAAGTGGATTTTGCCTTGCTCCCTCAATTGCTGCCGGTAGGCAATCTCTATATATTCCTCCGCCGGCACGGCCATAAAACTGACCCGGCCGGCCAGTTCGGGAGCTATGCCGCTTTCAGCCAGCCCCAGCGCCACCCCGGCCATGGCGGCTATCTGCAGAAAATGACCGCAGGTATGGGCAGCTCCGGTTTGGGGGTCGGCATCAGGGCTATCGGGGCAGATGACCGCGTCCAGTTCCCCCAGCACGGCTACATTGGGACCCGGCTGTCCACCTTCCAGCATGGCCCGGACACCGGTAATCGCCAGCCCTTCCCGGCAGGAAAGGCCCAGTTCCTTAAAAAAACCGCCGGTCAGAGCGGCAGTTTTGTATTCTTTGTAACCCAATTCCGGGTTTTTCTGGATCTCCTTTGCCAGGCCGATAATCCGGGACGACTGGGCGTCGATCGTCTGGCCGACTTGGTTTTTTAGTTCCTCCGTAATCATGACAGCACCTCGTTTTCTTTTCGGGAACTTGTTGTACAATTCATTTCGCCAACAAGTACAAAAATCCTGTATAAAAGGACATGAAATGCAAAAAAAAGTACAAAACAAAATATTTGTCAGCAAAATAAAGGCACGAAAATTTTAGTATGCAGAGAGGGTAAATACATAAACCCGCGAAAAAGAAAAGCAAAGAAGGGATTTTACAGGTATTATGGAAAATATAAAGACTGCCAATATTAAGGCGAAGGAGTGATCAGCATGATACAGGGAGATATGAAAAATCTGGATCAGGAACTGTTTTTGTTTCATCCCTTGCTGCAAAAGGGGCTGCAATACCTGAAAAATACAGATTTTTCTAAGCTAGCGGCCGGCCGGTATGAAATTGACGGTGATATCTTATTTGCGCTGGTGCAGGAATATGAGCCTCAGCCTAAGCAAGACCGCAAGGCTGAAACCCATGCCAAATATGCCGATGTCCAGTATGTGGCTCAAGGGCAGGAATGTATCGGTTTTGCCCGTTTAACACCCGATTGTGAAGTGGCGGAAGACAAGCTGGCCGAGAAAGACGCCGTTTTCTATAAAACGGTGAAAGACGAAGTGGATCTGGTTCTCGATGCCGGATCTTATGCCGTATTTATGCCGGCGGATGTGCACCGGCCATGCTGCCTGGGACCCGCCGGCAGGGTTCAGGTGAAAAAAGTGGTGTTGAAGGTGAAAGTCAGCGTATTGAAGTAGGTTTAGCCAATGGGGCCTTTATCGATATTATAATACAATACTGGCCGGTTCCAGCCGTTTGATGCCTTTTGCTTTTTCCAGGTCTTTCATCAATACGGCCAAGGCCCGGTCTTTTTCTTTGGCTTCCAGCATGACATCAAAGTCCCGGTCCAATTCTTTTGCTATATGCAAAAATGGCAGAAAATCATCAATATGGACATATGCAGCGTGAGGCCGGGGATCTTTGGCGCTTTTTGCACTGGATAAATGGATTTTTGGGGTATGCTCTCCCCACGTAGCCACGATGTCCGCCCATAACTCGCCCAGATTTTCCCCGCGCTGCAGGCATTGGTGATGATGCAGGTCAAATACCATGGGGCACCCCAGTTTCTGGCAGAGGGGCAGCACGTCTGACGCATCGTAACTTTTGTCGTCGTTTTCAATTATGATCCGCAGGCGGATGTTATCCGGCAGCTGCTGATACTCTTTCACAAACCGCTCCAGGGAAGATGCTTTGTTTTTATATACTCCGCCGGCATGAAGGACAAACTGGGGGGCATAGGGGAGTCCCATGGCGTCGAACATGGCCCCGTGGTAGGCCAATTCCCGCAGGGCGGCCGCCAGGACATCCTTCTTTGGGGTGCTCAACAGCGTTAGATGGTCGGGATGAGCGCTGACTCTAACACCGTGGGTGGTAACAAAGGCGCCGATTTCGTGCCATTGGGACCGGAATTCTCCGATATAATCCCAGCCTTTGGTTACCGGATGTGACGCTAAAGGAACCATACGGGAACTAAACCGGTATACATTAATCCGGCGGGACTGATTATAATACAAAACTTGCCGGGTGGCTTCCAGATTATGAGCCAGGATCCGCCGCAGCAGGTCCAGCTGTTCCGGCTGTTCTTCGACTTTTTTCAGCTTTTTGAGGGTGATCGATTGATTGGGGGAGCCGTTGGGAATTCCCAGGGCCTTGGCTACATAGCCGAATCGTACTCGCATGGCATCCTCCTGAAAATGATTCTCGGGTAGAGGGTAATTGTCCGTATTATATATTGTTTTAGCGTCTGGCGCAACCATTTGTTGCCGCTTTCGGCCGCCGCTGCCCCGGATGAACAGTACCGTCTGTGCACTTTATCGGCTATAAGAAGAATTTTCTAAAAACTTATAAGTTATTTGGAAAAGAAATCCTTTGTATAATTTGACCCGTATGGTATGATATAGGACAGAAAATTGCGCGGCATGTACGTAGGAGGCGAGCTATTGTGGTACAATTCGAAACAGCGGAAAATGCGGCGGAAAATTGCCCGCACTGCCGCAGCCGGGTCGAGGCCCGGCAATATAAGTTTTGTCCTTTTTGCGGCGGAAACTTGTCGGCGGCAGTCTCGAAAGAAGCGTCGGACTGCCGGTATGATGATGTGGAAACCGTCGAGGATATCATCCGGGTCTACGAACAGTTTGTTGCCGAGAAAAAGCACCAGGGTCTGCCGGATGATGTCATCCAGGCAGCAGCTGCGGAATGGGCAAACAAATTAAAGGCGAAAGTTCAGACAAAAATCAATTTGTCGGAGAAAAAAAGGGTATCTCCCCCCCCTTGGGAAACCGATATTTTCAGCGTCGTTTTAAAATATTGCCCTCATCCGGAGCAACTGGCGGATCGTCTTCAGCAGTATCTTTTGCGCAGCCGGACGGCTATTCGGATGGCGCTCCTGGCTACACCTTCCCTGATAATTTATCAGCGCAAGCTGGATAAAATCGTCCCCATCCTGCGGGAGTTTCTAGCAGAACAGGCGACGATTGCGCTGATACCGGGCCGCTTTATTGCCGATCAGTCCTTTACTCAGGTGTATCCGGCCTGGAGCCAACTGGATGGAGTCACCCGGCGGTTAATTGAAGCGGCGCCGCCCTTGTTATGGGCGGGTCAGACAATCTACGGGGTGTATCGGATTACTCATGAGGCAGCAGGGCTGGCGATCCTGGTGATCAGTGATCAGGGACTTTATTTCTTATCCGGGGACACGGGCGTTCCCGACTGCCATTGGCGGGATATACCCTATTACCTTTTAGAAGACGTCTATTCCAGCAATATTGCGGGGATTCTGGAAGTTGTGCATCGCCATACCGGACAGGAAGAAATCGACTTTCCCTTGTCCGAGGAAGCTGAGGCCGCCTATGAAACCA encodes the following:
- a CDS encoding YhcH/YjgK/YiaL family protein, encoding MIQGDMKNLDQELFLFHPLLQKGLQYLKNTDFSKLAAGRYEIDGDILFALVQEYEPQPKQDRKAETHAKYADVQYVAQGQECIGFARLTPDCEVAEDKLAEKDAVFYKTVKDEVDLVLDAGSYAVFMPADVHRPCCLGPAGRVQVKKVVLKVKVSVLK
- the uvsE gene encoding UV DNA damage repair endonuclease UvsE; its protein translation is MRVRFGYVAKALGIPNGSPNQSITLKKLKKVEEQPEQLDLLRRILAHNLEATRQVLYYNQSRRINVYRFSSRMVPLASHPVTKGWDYIGEFRSQWHEIGAFVTTHGVRVSAHPDHLTLLSTPKKDVLAAALRELAYHGAMFDAMGLPYAPQFVLHAGGVYKNKASSLERFVKEYQQLPDNIRLRIIIENDDKSYDASDVLPLCQKLGCPMVFDLHHHQCLQRGENLGELWADIVATWGEHTPKIHLSSAKSAKDPRPHAAYVHIDDFLPFLHIAKELDRDFDVMLEAKEKDRALAVLMKDLEKAKGIKRLEPASIVL